The Manihot esculenta cultivar AM560-2 chromosome 1, M.esculenta_v8, whole genome shotgun sequence genome has a window encoding:
- the LOC110626842 gene encoding protein CASP, producing the protein MEAPQGGEKSNHPTSSPISVVSNFWKEFDLEKEKSVLDEQGLRIAENQENSLKNRRKLAESTRDFKKASPEEKLGLFNSLLKGYQEEVDNLTKRAKFGENSFLNIYQKLYEAPDPYPALASIAEQDMKLSELESENRKMKIELEEFRTEAAHLKNQQATIRRLEERNRQLEQQMEEKVKEIVEMKHRSLAEENQKTLEVLKEREQYLQDQLRQAKESVANMQKLHELAQSQLFEVRAQSEEEGAAKQSEFNLLMDEVERAQMRLLSLEREKGFLRSQLESANEETGNKNSDSADSNSILENSLSAKEKIISELNMELHNIETTLTNEREQHVNEIKKLNMVLNEKELALEEMKKELHARPTAKLVDDLRKKVKILQAVGYNSIEAEDWEVATSGQEMSKMESLLLDKNRKMEHEFTQLKVKLSEKVSLLETAEGKIAELTAKVDEQQKLIQKLEDDILKGYSSKDRKGGLFDDWDLSEAGGAELTENTDQKRMPSDQDQNSMLKVICNQRDRFRTRLRETEEEVRQLKEKIRILTAELEKTKADNVKLYGKIRYVQDYNLEKVVSRGSKKQAEDLESGFSSDVESKYKKIYEDDINPFAAFSKKERDQRYKELGFRDRITLSSGRFLLGNKYARTFAFFYTIGLHILVFTCLYRMSALSYLSNGEESFTGDKMQNLPHAL; encoded by the exons ATGGAGGCTCCACAAGGAGGAGAAAAATCGAACCACCCAACCTCTTCTCCCATTTCCGTAGTCTCCAATTTCTGGAAAG AATTTGATTTGGAAAAGGAGAAAAGCGTGTTGGATGAACAAGGACTTAGGATAGCTGAAAATCAAGAGAACAGTCTGAAAAATCGACGGAAGCTTGCAGAGAGCACCAGAG ATTTCAAAAAGGCTTCCCCTGAGGAAAAGTTGGGTTTGTTTAATTCTTTACTTAAGGGCTATCAAGAAGAAGTTGATAATCTTACAAAGAGAGCCAAATTTGGAGAAAATTCTTTTCTGAATATTTATCAGAAGCTTTATGAGGCTCCAGATCCGTATCCAGCTCTTGCATCAATAGCT GAGCAAGATATGAAACTGTCTGAATTAGAATCTGAAAATCGAAAGATGAAAATTGAGCTTGAGGAGTTTAGGACAGAAGCAGCTCACTTAAAGAATCAGCAGGCAACAATAAGAAGACTTGAAGAACGTAATCGTCAATTAGAACAACAG ATGGAGGAAAAAGTTAAGGAAATTGTGGAGATGAAACATCGCAGTTTGGCCGAAGAGAACCAGAAAACGCTAGAAGTTCTAAAGGAAAG GGAGCAATATTTGCAAGATCAATTACGACAAGCAAAAGAAAGTGTTGCCAACATGCAGAAATTGCATGAACTTGCACAAAGCCAATTGTTTGAAGTCCGTGCTCAATCAG AGGAAGAAGGGGCAGCAAAACAATCAGAGTTCAACCTTTTGATGGATGAAGTGGAAAGGGCTCAAATGCGGCTTCTTAGCCTTGAGAGAGAGAAG GGTTTCCTCCGTTCTCAATTAGAATCAGCAAATGAAGAGACAGGAAATAAGAATAG TGACAGTGCGGATTCAAATAGTATTCTTGAGAATTCTTTGAGTGCCAAAGAGAAGATTATATCTGAACTGAACATGGAACTCCACAATATTGAAACCACCTTGACAAATGAGCGAGAACAGCACGTTAATGAGATAAAAAAGTTGAACATGGTACTCAATGAGAAG GAACTCGCTCTTGAAGAGATGAAGAAAGAGCTTCATGCAAGGCCAACTGCAAAATTAGTTGATGACTTGCGTAAAAAAGTGAAAATACTGCAG GCAGTGGGCTACAATTCAATTGAGGCCGAAGATTGGGAAGTAGCTACTAGTGGGCAAGAAATGAGCAAAATGGAGTCTCTTCTTCTGGATAAGAATAGGAAAATGGAACACGAATTCACGCAGTTGAAG GTTAAACTGTCTGAGAAAGTGTCTTTGCTGGAAACAGCTGAAGGCAAGATAGCAGAGCTTACTGCGAAAGTTGATGAACAACAAAAGTTGATACAAAAGTTGGAAGATGATATTTTGAAG GGTTATAGCTCTAAAGATAGGAAAGGCGGTCTGTTTGATGATTGGGATCTTTCAGAGGCTGGGGGTGCTGAGTTAACTGAG AATACAGACCAGAAACGTATGCCCTCAGATCAAGACCAGAACTCAATGCTCAAGGTTATTTGCAATCAACGAGATCGATTCAGGACACGTTTACGAGAGACAGAAGAA GAGGTAAGGCAACTGAAGGAGAAGATAAGGATCTTAACAGCAGAGCTGGAGAAGACAAAAGCTGATAATGTCAAACTATATGGCAAGATACGATATGTCCAGGATTACAATCTTGAGAAAGTAGTTTCGAGGGGATCTAAGAAG CAAGCAGAGGATCTGGAAAGTGGCTTCAGCTCAGATGTTGAGTCAAAGTACAAGAAGATATATGAAGATGACATAAATCCATTTGCAGCATTTTCAAAGAAG GAAAGAGATCAAAGATACAAGGAGTTAGGTTTCAGGGACAGGATCACGCTAAGCAGTGGACGTTTCCTTCTGGGCAACAA GTATGCTCGAACTTTTGCATTTTTCTACACAATTGGGTTACATATCCTCGTATTCACCTGTCTCTACAGGATGTCAGCTCTGAGCTACCtgag TAATGGTGAGGAATCCTTTACCGGAGATAAAATGCAGAACCTCCCACATGCACTTTAG
- the LOC110620059 gene encoding putative wall-associated receptor kinase-like 11, which yields MELAGIRLKGAPIGEIQPISAAVMLPVQLKWANITIVLAILAMKEIRTFLVKISMNAKIREIICVQRYPCVKTGQEATRASLGVTTAMPIPKDGVIITSIGSGLGLLFLLGGSWWLYKLLKRRKDFNRRQKFFRRNGGLLLQQQLSSSESNIEKTMFTSKELDKATDCYNENRILGQGGQGTVYKGMLSDGKLAAIKKSKLVDESKLEQFINEVAILSQINHRNVVKLLGCCLETEVPLLVYEFIPNGTLFQHLHDPNEEFPITWEMRLRIATEVAGALSYLHSAASMPIYHRDIKSSNILLDMKYRAKVSDFGTSKSIAIDQTHVTTRIQGTFGYLDPEYFQSSQFTEKSDVYSFGVVLVELLTGQKPISSMRSIEERSLATYFLLSMEENRLFEILDARVLKEGAKEDIVAVAKLAKRCLNLNGKKRPTMKAIVMELERIRASNGNCCIIEHDDEYEEIDFSQGDYTAQWDGASSSTVSFQISSAPVASDGQPLLSNA from the exons ATGGAACTTGCAGGGATTCGCCTGAAAGGAGCTCCAATAGGGGAAATTCAACCAATCTCTGCGGCAGTTATGCTTCCTGTTCAACTAAAATGGGCGAATATTACCATTGTTCTTGCAATTCTGGCTATGAAGGAAATCCGTACCTTTCTTGTCAAG ATATCAATGAATGCGAAGATCCGAGAAATAATTTGTGTCCAGAGATATCCATGTGTGAAAACAGGCCAGGAAGCTACGCGTGCTTCTCTTGGAGTAACGACGGCTATGCCTATTCCAAAAGACGGGGTGATCATTACAA GTATAGGTTCTGGTCTTGGGCTACTTTTTCTGCTCGGTGGCTCATGGTGGCTATACAAGTTATTAAAAAGGCGAAAAGATTTCAATCGCAGACAAAAGTTCTTTAGAAGGAATGGTGGTCTACTTTTGCAACAACAATTATCTTCGTCTGAAAGTAATATCGAGAAAACAATGTTTACGTCGAAGGAGCTAGACAAGGCTACAGACTGCTATAATGAGAATAGAATCCTCGGCCAAGGAGGGCAAGGCACAGTTTATAAAGGAATGTTGTCTGATGGAAAGCTAGCTGCAATTAAAAAGTCAAAGCTAGTGGATGAGAGTAAACTTGAGCAATTTATTAATGAAGTGGCGATTCTCTCACAGATTAACCATAGAAATGTTGTTAAATTACTAGGTTGTTGCTTGGAGACAGAAGTTCCTTTACTTGTGTATGAGTTCATTCCTAATGGAACACTCTTCCAACATCTGCATGATCCTAATGAAGAGTTTCCAATTACATGGGAAATGCGTCTACGGATTGCCACAGAAGTTGCAGGTGCTCTGTCTTATTTGCATTCAGCAGCTTCCATGCCTATTTATCATAGAGATATCAAGTCTTCAAACATACTCTTGGACATGAAATATAGAGCAAAAGTATCTGATTTCGGCACGTCAAAATCAATTGCAATTGATCAAACACATGTGACCACTCGAATACAAGGGACTTTTGGATACTTAGATCCTGAATACTTTCAGTCAAGTCAGTTCACAGAAAAGAGTGATGTTTATAGCTTCGGAGTAGTTCTTGTCGAGCTTTTAACCGGACAAAAGCCTATTTCTTCGATGCGATCAATTGAAGAGAGAAGTTTAGCAAcatattttttactttcaatGGAGGAAAATCGTTTGTTTGAAATTCTTGATGCTCGAGTTCTCAAGGAAGGAGCCAAAGAAGATATTGTAGCAGTTGCTAAACTAGCAAAAAGGTGCTTGAACTTGAACGGAAAGAAGAGGCCTACAATGAAAGCAATTGTGATGGAATTGGAAAGGATTAGAGCATCAAATGGAAATTGTTGCATCATTGAACATGATGACGAGTATGAAGAGATTGATTTTTCTCAAGGTGATTATACTGCACAATGGGATGGAGCTTCTTCTTCAACTGTGTCGTTTCAAATTAGTAGTGCACCTGTGGCATCAGATGGGCAACCTTTGCTTTCTAATGCCTGA
- the LOC122721290 gene encoding wall-associated receptor kinase-like 8 produces MAAKLQSVLFILLFQWLMKALPATSSMAKPGCPNKCGNVTIPYPFGIGAGCYMDPGFEVFCNKSSLLHKPYIGSVGLELLQVSIDGTIRVNNPVLSSNCQNRAPMADVSLSGSPFFFSDTRNRFTALGCDNLALIYRQDMVIGGCLSICNTTVRERSCNGINCCQITIPSYLQFINASFRGISASEDHEQCRVGFMVDKEWFSYPMVDKEWFNYSRVTRAMEYVPVVLEWGIS; encoded by the coding sequence ATGGCTGCCAAATTGCAATCGGTGCTCTTTATCCTATTGTTCCAATGGCTAATGAAAGCATTACCAGCAACATCTTCCATGGCAAAACCTGGATGTCCAAACAAGTGTGGAAACGTCACAATTCCTTATCCATTTGGAATTGGAGCTGGCTGTTACATGGATCCAGGCTTTGAAGTATTCTGCAACAAATCTTCTCTCCTTCATAAACCCTACATAGGCAGCGTCGGCCTGGAACTGCTCCAAGTTTCAATAGATGGCACAATTCGCGTCAACAATCCAGTGCTCTCCTCTAATTGCCAGAACAGAGCTCCAATGGCAGACGTAAGCTTATCAGGCAGCCCCTTCTTCTTTTCAGACACTCGCAATAGGTTCACAGCTCTAGGTTGTGACAATCTCGCCTTGATTTACCGGCAAGATATGGTTATCGGTGGTTGCCTGTCTATTTGCAACACAACAGTCAGGGAAAGAAGCTGCAACGGCATAAATTGCTGTCAGATCACAATCCCCTCTTACCTCCAGTTCATAAACGCATCGTTTAGAGGTATCTCTGCTTCAGAGGATCATGAGCAATGCAGGGTTGGATTTATGGTTGATAAAGAATGGTTCAGTTATCCTATGGTTGATAAAGAATGGTTCAATTATTCTAGAGTGACAAGGGCAATGGAGTATGTACCAGTGGTGTTAGAATGGGGAATCAGT